GCAAATCAGTCCGATCCATATCATCATGGATTCAGACATTGTGGTGCATGGCAAGGGGGTGGGTAATTACTTCATCTTTCGCAGGATTTGGAGTTCAATCGAAAAAAATTGGAGCAACTTGAGACTGAGAGAAGGACGCACACATCTCGTCGAACCGAAATCTTGGAAAGTCTCAAGGGTAAAGGCGCTTTTAGCGAACTGATTGATATTCAACAACGACTGGCTGACGCCAATCAGCAAATTGCAAGGCTAGCAGCTCAAAAGGAAGCTATGAAAAGGGCTGAAAATGGAAAAGACGAACTGAAGAAGGAGCGTATAAATCTTAAGCAACGCCTTGAAGCGGATCATCAAAACCGTGACGACGCTATCACTGCAGCAACACTTGCGGTGGATGAAGCTCTAAATAGACTATATGAAGATAAACGGGAAAAGTACCTTAGAATTGTTGCCACCGAAACAGGCCCCCAATTCAATGTACATATAGCCGGAAATAGAAGTGGCGGCATAGCTAACATGGAAGTTTTTGCGCTTGACTATGCTCTTCTTAAAGTCGTTACGAAAAGATTGGGTGGGCCAGGATTCTTAATCCACGACAGCCATCTATTCGACGGTGTCGATGAGAGGCAGGTTGTAGCTGCGCTTGAGGTTGGTGCAAAATTGGCAAGAGAAATGGAGGTTCAGTACATAGTTACGATGAACAGCGACGTTTTCGAAAATCTACCGTTCAGTGATGATTTGAACGCAAATGAAGCATGCTTATCAACAATTTTGGATGACACTGAAACTGGCGGATTATTTGGTTTCCGTTTTGATTAGGCTACGGTAGTGAGCAAATCAACAGTACGATCTGCCCAACATAAGCCATTTGCATGAAAAACACCGAGTCCCAACATATGTGGCGAAAGGGGCCTTGAGTCCCAAATTGACTGGCGACGAGTCCCATGCCGATTGATTGCCCTATGGAGATTTGTCAACAAATTCAACGAATCTGAATCCCAAGATATCTGGCGATGCTTATTTCTCAATGATTTAGCTCAAGCACCCGTGGTTTGCAGCCAGTTTGCAAAATCTAGCGCTGTGCGTTCTCGAACAACGCAACTGCATCTTCAGGGATTGTCCGTGTGGGAGCGAGATGTTTTTCTGCAATCGTTGCTGCTGTTTATGTGCATAGCCGGTTTGGGGAACCGCTAACCTACTCAGATGCGGGGAGGCGGCCTGGCCTGGTCGCCATTGAGTTCGCGTCTATAAATTAGCTCAGTTCAGTTTTTGGCCATCCTGGAGTTGCCCCCTGAAAGTGGTCCACCAACTGGGATAGATTATCCCTCAAATTGGAGGATCAGCGATGGCTGGAAAACGAGAGAAGCCGGAAGAGATTGTATCGAAGCTTCGGCAGGTTGAAGTTCTGCAAGGGCAAGGTGCGACGATTGCTGACGCGGTGCGCCAGATCGGCGTGACACAGCAGACGTTTTATCGATGGCGGAAGCTCTATGGCGGGATGCAGCGATCTCAACTCACTCGGCTGAAAGAGCTGGAGAAGGAGAACCAGCGGCTTCGGCGGGCGGTGTCTGACCTGACACTGGACAAACTCATCCTGACCGAGGCGGCAAAGGGAAACTTCTAAGCCCTTCGCGTCGGCGCAAGTGCATCGACCATGTGCGGCGGGAGCTCGGCGTATCAGAACGCCGCGCCTGCCGCACGCTCGGACAACACCGATCCACACAGCGCAAGGTGCCACAGGGCCGGGCAGATGAAGAACGGCTGACCGATGATATCATCGAACTGGCCGACAAGTACGGGCGCTATGGGTATCGCATGGTCACCGGTCTGCTGAACAACGCGGGCTGGCAGGTAAACCATAAGCGGGTTGAGCGCATCTGGCGGCGTGAAGGGCTGAAAGTGCCACAAAAGCAGAAGAAAAAGGGGCGGCTTTGGCTGAACGACGGATCATGTGTGCGTCTCAGACCGAAACGGCCAAACCACGTCTGGTCCTACGACTTCGTCCAGGATCGAACCGCTGACGGCCGCGTCTATCGGACGCTGAATATCATCGACGAATACACCAGGGAGGCACTCATGATCCGCGTGGACCGCAAGCTCAACTCAACGGACGTGCTGGATGCTCTGACAGACCTATTCATCCTGCGCGGCCCGCCGGAATACATTCGGTCGGACAATGGGCCGGAATTTATCGCCCAGAAAGTGCGGGATTGGATTGCAGCTGTTGGAGCCAAGACGGCCTACATAGAGCCAGGCTCACCATGGGAGAACGGATACTGCGAAAGCTTCAACGCCCGGTTCCGCGACGAGCTGCTGAACGGCGAAATCTTCTACAGCCTAAGGGAGGCGCAAATCCTGATCGAGCAATGGCGTATCCACTACAACACCGTCAGGCCGCATAGCGCTCTGGGCTACCGCCCGCCCGCGCCGGAAAGCATTGTCCCGATGGACCAGACGCCCATGATGCACTAACAATCAAACCGGACCACCTGATGGGGGCACGCCAATCCTTTGGCCGGAGTCGGGACGGCCCTGCCACCTCTCACAGGCCGCGGCCGCATCGGTGAGAATTCCCATCATATCAGATCAGGCCCGCGCGAGAACGGCGGAGGGTATCGGATCATTGCGCGGTGTGGCCGGGGCGTATGTCTCGGAACGGTAAAACCCAAAATTTCCCGTTGACGATTTCAAAAAACCTGCATACCATCAAGAGAATTTAAAAAACCTACATATCTTCAGGTGATTTTGTGAGCGATGCGAAAAACCATAGAAAGCCCTACTCGATTGGCCATGTGGCCAAGGTAACGGGCGTTGCCATTTCAACATTGCGGTCCTGGGAAGGGCTGGGGTTGCTCGCGCCACACAAGTCCGAGGGCGGACACCGGTCGTTTTCCGCCTCCGATGTCGAACGCGTCCACCGGATCGACCTGTTGCGCCGCGTCGACGGACAAAGCCTGTCCAGTATCCGGCGGATGCTGGAAGATAGCGATAATGCGGCTGCCGATCCGGTCGATGAACCGGACGCCGACCGCCGCACCGTCGAATACAGCCAGATCGGCGGCCAGGTCCGCGCCATGCGCAAGGAAGCTGGTCTCTCGCTCCGCGACCTGTCTGAGAAAACCAACATCAATGTCTCGCATCTGAGCATGTTCGAGCGCGGGGCGGCGTTTCTGTCGCCGGCGCGGCTCAATGCGATTGCCGAGGTGTTCCAGCGTTCGCTCGGCGAACTGCTTGGCGGCACCAGCAGCGAACATCTTCCGATCGTCCGCAAGGGCAGCGGCCGCATGGTCAGCACCTTCGGGCCCGGCGTTTCGATCGAACAGGTCACTGTCGCCGAACGGTTGATGGACGTCGAGGTCTGGACCATCGAGCAGGGGCGCGAAAGCGATGGCTTCTACGCCCACGAGGGTGAGGAACTGATCTACCTGCTGGAGGGCGAGCTGGAGATTGCGCTGTCAGGCCGCGAACCGGTGACATTGACGCCGGGCGACAGCGCCTATTTCAGCAGCCGTATCGATCATCGCTGGAAGAATGTCGGCGGCGGTAAGGCCGTGGCGCTATGGGTCAACACTGACACCGCCCGGCTGGCATCCATGCAGTTTGAAAAGCGTGAGCGCCGCCTTGAAATCGGCTCCTCTCAGGGCACCGGCCTTGGCGAAGGCGCGCTCAACATCGAATTATCCACCGACGCCCAGACTTTCCGGGTGATCGAAACACATACGGCCGGCCACCCGACACGCATTCTGGTGGAGCCGCTTGAAGGTTTGGACGGGACCACGGTCAAGGAGAAGCAACGCTCCTTCGAAGCGCGATACGACCATTTGCGTCCGCTGCTGTTACAGGAGCCGCGTGGTCACGCGGGCTCATTTGGCCTGGTACCCGTCCCCTCCCAGACCGCCGATTTCGGTGCTTTCTTCATCACTTCCTATGGCTATCCCGATTTATGCGGGCATGCCGTGTTCGGCTATGCCAAGGCGCTCGCAGCACTCGGGCGGCTCAAGTCGAAAACCAGTTTCAGTATCGAGATGCCGGGCGCAACGGTTCGGGTCGAGATCAAGCCTGACAATGGCGAGATTGATGTCATCCTGCCGCAGTCCTCGGTCGTCACGCCGGAATTTGCTGTCGCCGTGGATGGCCGGGATGCCCGTCTGCAGATTGTCGATAGCGGCATTTTGTATGCGATCGCCGAGGCGGCCGATCTCGGGCTCGATCTGCAGTCGAGCTCGGCTGATGAAATTCTCGTCAAGGCCCGTCTGGTCCGCGATGCAATTACAGCGCTGAACCGGGCTGATGAGCTGGCATTTGACTCGGTGCTGGTCTGCCAGCCGCTGGCATCAGGTCAGGAACGCATGTTTCTGGCGATCGATGCACACCGCTTCGACCGGTCTCCCGGCGTCACCGCGGTAGCTGCGCGGATGGCGCAATATGTGGCGCAGGGCCGGTTCGAGCCGGGCGCCGTTCTCCAGGCTGAGAGTATTTTTGGTGGCCGGCTGATGGGCCGGGTCACTTCAGTTGTCGAGACGTCGGACGGACGTCTTGCAGTCGTTCCGAAAATTTCGGGGCGGGCGCATCTCAACGGTATTTCCACGCTCATCGTCGAGCCGGATGACCCCATGAAGCGCGGTTTTCTTGTCTAAACCCGTCAAAAACCCAGAAGGGATAAAAAATGAAATTTTCTTTCATGAACAAGCTGGCATCCGCCTTTGCGGCCGTCATGCTGATGACAGCCTCACTGGTTCAGCCCGCAGCCGCGACTGATCCCAATCTCGTTCTCGACCGCATCCGCGACAGTGGCGAACTGCGCGTTCCGGTGATGATCGGCGAAGAGCCCGGTTACATTCGCGACCGCGACAGCGGCGAATGGGGCGGCTTCTACATGGAGTGGGCCAACGACATTGCCGAACTCCTCGGTGTGAAGGCCGTACCGGTCGAAACCACCTGGGGCAATCTCGCTGCCGATTTCCAGGCCAAGAAGATCGACATCGCCTTTGGTCTCAACCCCAACCCCAAGCGTGGCCTGGTTGTCGATTATCTCTCCGTCCCGCTTTTCACGGATGCATGGGCAATCGTCGCCAAGCCCGGCTTCGACAAGAAGAACTGGGCTGATCTCAACGATCCTTCCGTCAGCCTTGTCGTGCAGAAGGGGGGCACCATGCAGGTTGTCGCCGAAGCGCTGACCCCGAAGGCCAACATCGTTGTTGTCGAAGACCGTCCGCTGGGCGTGCTCGAAATGCAGGCAGGCCGCGCCGACGCGATGGTTCTGGCTATCTTCGACGCGGTCCAGGTTGCCAAGCAGACCGGCGGCGAAATCATTCTGCCGGCGCCTATGCTGCTCAATCCAGCAACCATCGGCTACGCACGTGAAGAAGGCAACGAAGGCTACGAAAACTGGCTGACCAACTGGGTCAACCAGCAGCGCGCGCTCGGCCTTGCCCAGGGCAAGCTGCACAAGTCTTTCGAAGCTCACGGCATCGATCTGTCGATCCTGCCGCCTGAATTCAGCTTCTGATCACTCTGTTAGCCGGGGGCACTTGCTGTCCCCGGCAGCACCCAACCAAGCCACGCCAGGAGTCTTCTCGTGTTTGACTGGTCGATCATCACCCAAAATGCGGACCTTATCCTCAAGGGGCTTGGGATCACGCTCTACTATACGGTCGTCACCACGGCGCTGGGCCTTGCGATAGGCCTCCTCGTGGCCTTGGCGCAACTTGCCCGTATCTCTGCCATCAGTTGGATCGGGCTCTTGTTTGTCGAGTTCTTCCGCAACGTGCCGCTGTTGGTGTGGCTGTTGTGGAGCTATTACGCACTGCCGATTTTCCTCGATATCAACATCTCCAAGCAACTGGCAGGCATCACCGCGCTGAGCCTTTATGGCGCTGCCTACTATGCCGAAATCCTGCGCGCCGGGATCCAGACGCTGGACCCGGGCCAGACCGATGCCGCCCGCGCGCTGGGCATGTCGACCACGCAGTCGATGCGCCGGATCATCCTGCCGCAGGCGTTCCGCCGCATGATCCCGCCGCTGGCGGGGCAGACCATCATCCAGATGAAGAACACGACACTGCTGTCGGTGCTGACCATCCCGGACCTGCTCTATCAGGCGGGCTACATCGCCTCGTTCACCTACCGGCCGATGGAAGTCTACACGGCGATCGGCGTGGTCTTCCTCATTATTCTCATTCCGTCGAACTACCTTGCCCGCAAGCTGGAGGCGCACAGCCAATGAGCACGCCAGAAACTCTCCAAGACAAGCCGTTGGTCTCGATCCGCAACCTGTCGAAATCCTATGGTCCGCTCAAGGTTCTGCGCGACATCGATGTTGATGTGCACGAGGGCGAAGTGGTCGCGCTGCTGGGGTCCAGCGGTTCCGGCAAGACCACGCTGTTGCGCTGCGTGAACCTGCTCGAAAATCCCGACTGCGGCCGCATCGAGATTTCCGGTCAGGCCATCTTCAATCAGTCCGCCGGCGGTGACGACAAGGCGGGCATCAAGCAAAAGCAGGTCAATACGCTGCGCAGTCGCGTTGGCATGGTGTTCCAGCACTTCAATCTGTTCCCGCACATGACAGTGCTGGGCAACGTGATGGAGGGGCCGCGCATCGTGCTCAAGGAGGACGATGCCAGCAACCGCAAGCGGGCGATGGAATATCTCGAAAAGGTCGGCATGGCCGACTTTGCCGACCGCATGCCGCACCGCCTTTCCGGTGGCCAGAAACAGCGTGTCTCGATTGCACGTGCACTCAACATGCGCCCCGAGGTGATGCTGTTTGATGAGCCGACCTCGGCGCTCGACCCTGAACTGGTCGGCGAAGTTCTCAGCACCATGATCACGCTTGCCAAGGAAGGCATGACGATGCTCGTGGTTACCCACGAACTCGGCTTCGCCCTCGAGGTGGCCGACCGCGTGGTGTTTCTAGACCAGGGCACCATCGAGGCGGAAGGTCCGCCCGCAGACGTGCTTCTGCACCCCACCAACGAACGGGTCCAATCGTTCGTCAATCGTTTCCATGCGACCGCGGAGCTCATGCGTCCGTTGCTGCAGGACTAACCCGAAATAACCAGCGAGTATCAAATGTCAAAGACTGATTGGAAGGGCATTCACAGTGTCCTCGTGACCCCGTTCGCCCAGGATGGAAGCATCGATTTCAAGCGTTTCGCCGAACTGGCGGAAGTCAATATCGCCAATGGCGCCGACGGCCTTGTGGTTTGCGGCAGCACCGGTGAATTCTACACAATGACGGTGCAGGAACGCATCGATCTGTTCGAGGCCACCGTCAAGGCGTCAAACGGCCGGGTGCCGGTGATTGCCGGTGTGTCGGATCTACGCACCAAGGTTGTCGAAGAACTCTGCGCAGCCGCCAAGGCCGCAGGCTGTGATGGTATCCTCGCGCTGCCGCCGATCTACGCCAAGCCCGACCTGCGCGAAACCGCCCAGTTCTACCGCCGCATTGCCGCGGTCACCGATCTGCCGCTGATGCTCTACAACAGCCCGGCGCGGATGGGCGTGAACCTGACCCCGGATTTCGTCGCCAGCCTTGCCGACATCCCCAATGTGGTGGCTATCAAGGATTCCTCGGCCGATATCCAGCAGGTCACCGAGCTTTGCGCCAAGGTCAAGGACAAGCTCGCCGTCTTTGTCGGCTACGAAACCATGATCCGCTCGACGCTTCCAGTCGGCTGCTCCGGTGTTGTCGCCATGGCTCATCAGCTCTCCGGCAAACTTGTCCGCAGTTATTACGATGCCTGCCAGCACGGCGACACCGCTATGGCCGACAAGCTCGAACCTGCGCTGTTTGACATCTACCGCTGCTTCAAGACCGGCAGCTTCTATGCCGGCATCAAGGCAGTGATGAACGAACTCGACCAGCCGGTCGGCATTCCGCGCGAACCGCTTCTGCCTTTCTCCGATCAGCAGCAGGCCACGGTCCGCTCGATCCTGGAAACTGGAAAAGTGCGCGAAACCATCAAGCAGGCAGGCTGAACCATGCAAAGCACACGCATTATCCAGGGTATTGATTCCCACACCGCAGGCTGCCCGCTGCGGCTGATCACCTCCGGTTTTGGCCCGATCCGTGGCAAGACCATGGTGGAAAAGCGCGCCGACCTGATGTCGCGCGATTGGCTGCGCCAACTGGTGCTGTTCGAGCCGCGCGGCAGTTTCAACATGCCCGCAGCCGTCCTCACCGAAGCCTGTTCGGAAGACGCTGATATCGGCATGCTCATTCTCGAGCCCGACACTTATCCGCCGATGTGCGGCCACTGTGCAATGGCGGTTGCCACAATTGCGGTGGAAGCCGGTTACATTGAAGCGGTCGAAGGCGAAACGCTGGTTCGGCTTGATACTCCCGCAGGCGTGGTGCCTGCCCGGGTCAAGGTCGAGGGCGGACGTGCCGTCTCGGTGACATTGGAAATGCCGTCGAGTTTTCTCTACCGCGAAAACATCCTCGTCGACACGCCGAGCTTCGGCAAGGTGCGCGCCGACATCGCCTTTGGCGGCGATTTCTATCTGATCGTCAAGGCCAGCGATCTGGGCCTCAAGATCCATCCCGATCAGGCCTGGCAGATCGTCTCTGCTGCCGCTGAACTGCGCGCCGGGCTGAAGGATCATCCGGTCCAGCATCCGACCATGGCCCATGTCAATGAGATCTACCAGATCGAGATCATCCAGGACGGCGATGGCGAAACCACCGATGGCAAGAATGCCGTCGTCTGTCCGCCGACGGTGATCGACCGGTCGCCGTGCGGAACCGGCACTGCCTCGCGCATGGCGATGTTGGCAGCCAAGGGGGAACTCAAGCCGGGCGACAGCTTCCGCCACGCCGGCATTCTCGACACGGTCTTCACCGGCAATATCACCGGCGCCACGACGGTGGGCGACATTCCCGCCATCGCCTGCACGGTAACCGGTTCGGCCTACCTGACCGGGACTTTTAACTTCTTCCTCGATCCCAACGATCCGTTCCCTGCCGGGTTCCGGCTCACGGGCGTCTGATCGAGCAATCCGGAGACAATCATGACCAGCGATTTCAATCCCGACAGCATCACCCTCGTCGCCGCACATCTGATTGACGGCAAACGTGTGGAAGCGGGCGAAGCCCTTGCGGTCTTCCGTCCCTCTGATGGCGCTGAAACGGCGCCGCTGCCGATGGCCGATGAAACCATCATTGATCGTGCCGTCACCTCGGCGCATCGGGCGTTCACCGAAAGCGGATGGCGTCAGGCCGCGCCGCTCGAGCGTGCTGCAGTGCTCAAACGCTGGGCTGATCTGATTGACCGTGACCGCGAACGCATCGGCCGGATCGAATCCGTATCCTCGACCCGGCCGATCGAAGACGTGCTTGGCCGCGATCTGGTTCGCGCCACCGGCGCCCTGCGCTATTTCGCAGAATGGGCCGACAAGGTCGAAGGCCAGTTGCTGGCCGGCAAGGCCGGCACTACTTCGATGGCGCGGCCTGAGCCCTTTGGTGTTGTTGCCTCCATCGCGCCGTTCAATTTTCCCGCCATCAACGCGATCTGGAAATCGGCTCCGGCGCTCGCCGTCGGCAACGCTGTGGTGCTCAAGCCTTCGGAAATGACACCCTACTCGGCGCTGGCGATTGCCGAACTCGCCATCGAGGCGGGTCTGCCTGAAGGCCTGTTCAACATTGTCCAGGGCGCAGGCATCACCGGCTCGCTGCTGGTACGTCACCCGCTGGTGCGCAAGATCACCTTCACCGGCTCTTCCGCCACCGGCGCCAAGGTGATGGCCGATGCGGCCATGACCGGCACCAAGCCGCTGACGCTGGAACTCGGCGGCAAGTCACCGCAACTGGTGATGAAGGATGTGCGCGATCTCGATGCGGTGGCGACCAACATCGCCAACGGCTTCCTCGCCAATTCAGGCCAGGTCTGCACTGCCGGTACCCGGCTGATCACGCCGGTCGGCATGCGCGACGAACTGCTTGAAAAGGTCATCGCAATTGCTGCCGGGCGCAGGGCAGGGCCAACCTGGCAGAATGGCAACACCCTGCCGCCGATCATCTCGGAAAAGCAGGCGCGTCGCATCGATTCCATGCTGGCCGAAACCCTGAGTGATGGCGCCGAAGTCGTCACTGGCGGCGGTCGTGTTGCTGCCCAGAATGCCGGCGCCTATTACCAGCCGACAATTCTGCGCAATGTGCCCGAAACCTCGGTTGGCTTCCGCGAGGAATTCTTCGGCCCGGTTCTTTCCGTCTTTGAATATGAGGACGAGGAGGAGGGCATCGCCATGACCAACCATCCCTCCTATGCGCTCGCCGCGAGCATCTACACCGACGATTTGCACAAGGCGATGACCTTGCCCGATCGCATCGAGGCGGGAACCGTCTGGGTCAACGCCCATGGCCGCCAGCCCGATTATGCAACACCGCAGGGCGGCTTCAACGGTTCCGGTTTCGGCAAGGAAATGGGCCGCAACGGCCTCGAAAGCTTCCTTCGTTTCAAAACTGTCTTTCTCAATCATGGCGAATAAGATGACTGCTGAGCATTTCGATTACATCGTTGTTGGCGGCGGCGCCGCCGGTGCCGTGCTCGCCAGCCGGCTGTCGGAAGAAACTCGCTTCAAGGTGGCGCTGATCGAGGCCGGCCCGGACATGGAGCCGGGAACCGAACCCGAAGACATTCTAGATGCCTACCCGATTGTTGCCTATTTCAACCGCTCCTATC
This DNA window, taken from Hoeflea algicola, encodes the following:
- a CDS encoding DUF2326 domain-containing protein — protein: MESLKGKGAFSELIDIQQRLADANQQIARLAAQKEAMKRAENGKDELKKERINLKQRLEADHQNRDDAITAATLAVDEALNRLYEDKREKYLRIVATETGPQFNVHIAGNRSGGIANMEVFALDYALLKVVTKRLGGPGFLIHDSHLFDGVDERQVVAALEVGAKLAREMEVQYIVTMNSDVFENLPFSDDLNANEACLSTILDDTETGGLFGFRFD
- a CDS encoding IS3 family transposase (programmed frameshift), producing MAGKREKPEEIVSKLRQVEVLQGQGATIADAVRQIGVTQQTFYRWRKLYGGMQRSQLTRLKELEKENQRLRRAVSDLTLDKLILTEAAKGKLLSPSRRRKCIDHVRRELGVSERRACRTLGQHRSTQRKVPQGRADEERLTDDIIELADKYGRYGYRMVTGLLNNAGWQVNHKRVERIWRREGLKVPQKQKKKGRLWLNDGSCVRLRPKRPNHVWSYDFVQDRTADGRVYRTLNIIDEYTREALMIRVDRKLNSTDVLDALTDLFILRGPPEYIRSDNGPEFIAQKVRDWIAAVGAKTAYIEPGSPWENGYCESFNARFRDELLNGEIFYSLREAQILIEQWRIHYNTVRPHSALGYRPPAPESIVPMDQTPMMH
- a CDS encoding proline racemase family protein, with the protein product MSDAKNHRKPYSIGHVAKVTGVAISTLRSWEGLGLLAPHKSEGGHRSFSASDVERVHRIDLLRRVDGQSLSSIRRMLEDSDNAAADPVDEPDADRRTVEYSQIGGQVRAMRKEAGLSLRDLSEKTNINVSHLSMFERGAAFLSPARLNAIAEVFQRSLGELLGGTSSEHLPIVRKGSGRMVSTFGPGVSIEQVTVAERLMDVEVWTIEQGRESDGFYAHEGEELIYLLEGELEIALSGREPVTLTPGDSAYFSSRIDHRWKNVGGGKAVALWVNTDTARLASMQFEKRERRLEIGSSQGTGLGEGALNIELSTDAQTFRVIETHTAGHPTRILVEPLEGLDGTTVKEKQRSFEARYDHLRPLLLQEPRGHAGSFGLVPVPSQTADFGAFFITSYGYPDLCGHAVFGYAKALAALGRLKSKTSFSIEMPGATVRVEIKPDNGEIDVILPQSSVVTPEFAVAVDGRDARLQIVDSGILYAIAEAADLGLDLQSSSADEILVKARLVRDAITALNRADELAFDSVLVCQPLASGQERMFLAIDAHRFDRSPGVTAVAARMAQYVAQGRFEPGAVLQAESIFGGRLMGRVTSVVETSDGRLAVVPKISGRAHLNGISTLIVEPDDPMKRGFLV
- a CDS encoding transporter substrate-binding domain-containing protein produces the protein MKFSFMNKLASAFAAVMLMTASLVQPAAATDPNLVLDRIRDSGELRVPVMIGEEPGYIRDRDSGEWGGFYMEWANDIAELLGVKAVPVETTWGNLAADFQAKKIDIAFGLNPNPKRGLVVDYLSVPLFTDAWAIVAKPGFDKKNWADLNDPSVSLVVQKGGTMQVVAEALTPKANIVVVEDRPLGVLEMQAGRADAMVLAIFDAVQVAKQTGGEIILPAPMLLNPATIGYAREEGNEGYENWLTNWVNQQRALGLAQGKLHKSFEAHGIDLSILPPEFSF
- a CDS encoding amino acid ABC transporter permease, with protein sequence MFDWSIITQNADLILKGLGITLYYTVVTTALGLAIGLLVALAQLARISAISWIGLLFVEFFRNVPLLVWLLWSYYALPIFLDINISKQLAGITALSLYGAAYYAEILRAGIQTLDPGQTDAARALGMSTTQSMRRIILPQAFRRMIPPLAGQTIIQMKNTTLLSVLTIPDLLYQAGYIASFTYRPMEVYTAIGVVFLIILIPSNYLARKLEAHSQ
- a CDS encoding amino acid ABC transporter ATP-binding protein, which codes for MSTPETLQDKPLVSIRNLSKSYGPLKVLRDIDVDVHEGEVVALLGSSGSGKTTLLRCVNLLENPDCGRIEISGQAIFNQSAGGDDKAGIKQKQVNTLRSRVGMVFQHFNLFPHMTVLGNVMEGPRIVLKEDDASNRKRAMEYLEKVGMADFADRMPHRLSGGQKQRVSIARALNMRPEVMLFDEPTSALDPELVGEVLSTMITLAKEGMTMLVVTHELGFALEVADRVVFLDQGTIEAEGPPADVLLHPTNERVQSFVNRFHATAELMRPLLQD
- the dapA gene encoding 4-hydroxy-tetrahydrodipicolinate synthase, yielding MSKTDWKGIHSVLVTPFAQDGSIDFKRFAELAEVNIANGADGLVVCGSTGEFYTMTVQERIDLFEATVKASNGRVPVIAGVSDLRTKVVEELCAAAKAAGCDGILALPPIYAKPDLRETAQFYRRIAAVTDLPLMLYNSPARMGVNLTPDFVASLADIPNVVAIKDSSADIQQVTELCAKVKDKLAVFVGYETMIRSTLPVGCSGVVAMAHQLSGKLVRSYYDACQHGDTAMADKLEPALFDIYRCFKTGSFYAGIKAVMNELDQPVGIPREPLLPFSDQQQATVRSILETGKVRETIKQAG
- a CDS encoding proline racemase family protein; this translates as MQSTRIIQGIDSHTAGCPLRLITSGFGPIRGKTMVEKRADLMSRDWLRQLVLFEPRGSFNMPAAVLTEACSEDADIGMLILEPDTYPPMCGHCAMAVATIAVEAGYIEAVEGETLVRLDTPAGVVPARVKVEGGRAVSVTLEMPSSFLYRENILVDTPSFGKVRADIAFGGDFYLIVKASDLGLKIHPDQAWQIVSAAAELRAGLKDHPVQHPTMAHVNEIYQIEIIQDGDGETTDGKNAVVCPPTVIDRSPCGTGTASRMAMLAAKGELKPGDSFRHAGILDTVFTGNITGATTVGDIPAIACTVTGSAYLTGTFNFFLDPNDPFPAGFRLTGV
- a CDS encoding aldehyde dehydrogenase family protein, whose product is MTSDFNPDSITLVAAHLIDGKRVEAGEALAVFRPSDGAETAPLPMADETIIDRAVTSAHRAFTESGWRQAAPLERAAVLKRWADLIDRDRERIGRIESVSSTRPIEDVLGRDLVRATGALRYFAEWADKVEGQLLAGKAGTTSMARPEPFGVVASIAPFNFPAINAIWKSAPALAVGNAVVLKPSEMTPYSALAIAELAIEAGLPEGLFNIVQGAGITGSLLVRHPLVRKITFTGSSATGAKVMADAAMTGTKPLTLELGGKSPQLVMKDVRDLDAVATNIANGFLANSGQVCTAGTRLITPVGMRDELLEKVIAIAAGRRAGPTWQNGNTLPPIISEKQARRIDSMLAETLSDGAEVVTGGGRVAAQNAGAYYQPTILRNVPETSVGFREEFFGPVLSVFEYEDEEEGIAMTNHPSYALAASIYTDDLHKAMTLPDRIEAGTVWVNAHGRQPDYATPQGGFNGSGFGKEMGRNGLESFLRFKTVFLNHGE